In Lathyrus oleraceus cultivar Zhongwan6 chromosome 2, CAAS_Psat_ZW6_1.0, whole genome shotgun sequence, the DNA window ttttaaaaattgtatattttaaaaaaaaaaatctgaaattGTGTTTTAGATGATTTGAAATATGGTTTGGGTTTAACTTAAAGAAATTATGATGTTTGAGTTTGAAATTTAACCAAGGTATTAGTTTTATTAGATTTGAATATATTATGGTTTTGTTAAAAAAAACTTTGATTCAtgttaaaaaaattattttaattcatgGCATTTGTTAAAGAAAGGTTATTTGTGATATTAgttaaaaaaattaatttgattttttgtttcatgatattagttaaaaaagttttttttttgtttaaaaaaatgatttaaaagaaaaattgatttttaaatgaTTTGCTTCATGATATTAAAAAATTGttaaaaaaattgaaagaaaaaataaaaataatttttacaAAGTTCTTCATGATATTAAAACGTTGTTATATGATTTTAGTTTAGATTTGTTTAGAACGTGATTATGTATTTTTAAATAAGTTATTATCATAAGCATTATATGAATAAACTAAGACAACAAGACACAACAACAACCAAATTTTATTGTAACCATATAAACATGAATGAAACACCAACCTATAGGGAAGAAGATTTATGATGCTTAGATCAGGAAAGAACAACAATTTTAGGATATGTGATTTTTATAAAATGTGGATGATCAAATTAGTGCAGAAAGTAAGACTATTTATAGGTGAAGATTAGATCAAGACAATAAATGTGATTGGTAAATCTGAGATTTGATTGGAACTTGAGGTTCCAAAATGAAAAAAACCTAAAGAACAACAACATTAATCACAACcaacaaagaaaaacaaaagaggACACTACTCTCCAAGAATATTGCAGCTAGATCTGAGTAGCAAGGAACACAAGTAATCAGAACAGAAATCTCCACTAAAAAAAGGACACTCAGCCCTAAGAAAGTCATAGACCCTTAATACCACTATTGAGATAAATGAAGGTAGGGTTCTTCGATCAAGTATAAAATTTGTATTGGGTCTATCATTATTATGATCCATTTCCAAAGCATGCATGTTTGTTCAATCATATAGTCCCCGATTACATTGCAAACAAAATTAAAGTGTTTCATGACATTGATATTTCCGAAGGATGTAAAAGTTACCATACCATGTTTTTTAATTTCTTTGATTTATTCAAGTTATATTAGCGGGTGATGTTAACAGGTTTGAAAAAAGGCTTTTAATTGAAAGTCATATTGATTTAGAATAATTAGGTGTAATGTAACAACTTTATAATTACAAATTATTCACGGCCAACATAAAGTATATAATATGAAAATTTTATTTCAAcatattaatatttttatttattaataatcAAGAAACACAAAAAATACTTTGACATAGATTTATGCATGAGCAATAGAAAATCTAGGGACACTTGGGTGTTCCTCTCTTAGTTTTCCAGTCATTGTAGCATGGACATTCTTCCTTGTGACCATATGTTCCTGATGGAACACACAAACATTTTGCACAACAAATGTTGCAATAGGTTAAACACGCCTTCTTGTACATAGTTGCTGAACAACGAACATCACATGCACCCGCACATTCtgaaaaaaaataataatgttTGAATATGAATAACATTAGTAAATCAAAGTAGAATTTTTAAAAGAATAATAAAACAAGTATTAGTTAGAATTAGTACGGTCTGAACGAAGTGATCCTTCTCCACCGGCCTATgaaaaatcaagaaaaataaaCATGTATTAGTATTGAATAATTTAAAGGGATAACAAATGATACATATGCATTTTTTGAGTTAATTTGATGTCATTGTTATACATGTCAATAAACTCAAAGATCCACAATAAAAGGAGAGATATAATCACTTACATAGACATCTTGGATCACTGAAGTAAAAATAATCATGAGAAGAAATGAGAAAATAAGTTTAGCCATTGTAGTTTGTTTTGCCTATCACTCTTGTTCTTGTACATAGCCTCTGGTTGGGATAGATTTATATAGATGCAGATGATAAAAAAATACATTGAATAGGAATTTTTTACTTTTAATGTATTAAATGCACTATTTAAATAAaaccaaaaaaattcaaagatataatatataaattgatatattttctttattaaaaataatttgGCTGTTGgtaaataaaattatttaaaaaataataaatttttgACTTTTGAATACATCATTCATTATTTTTTTTCCTAATGGTATCTACTTTCTCAAATTTCAATTATATGTCTTTATTATTTccatttttataattttttaatttatctttttcatattattaattaataataaatatataaaataattcaaaatcataatttttatataaaaatatttatatttcTTAACATATGTGTGAAAgtttcaaaataataaaaaaaaatttaaaaaaaaatgattatacttaataattataaaaaaaaatgaatcTGTCACTAATATATTCTTTGTTAAATGCTTTTATTATCTCCTTTATTTATGCTTTATTTTAGTCAAATGAAACCATCATCTTTCAAATTCTGAGAGTATTAATTTTTATAACTATACAAAGTCAGCAATGAGTCCTCTTTTatagtttatttattttttctatcCGGTCTCATTCTAAAAGTGGCTCATTGAGAAGGAATTTATAATAGAAAGAAAGTCTAAAAAGTTAAGATATTTATGATAAGAATGGCGTTACAGCAAGGATATTAGAAGACCCGCTACAACATTTAAGACTTTAGATTACGACAGTATAAACAATTGTCGTAAAAGCGTATCTAAAGGTTACCAGACAACACTATCCTACTTGTTGTTAGTTTATAGGTTATCAGACAACACTTTCGTACTTGTTGTTAATCAAGTCTTACTTATCTGGCTGTTTGGTAAGGGGATTTACAATGCGGTTTGTGCGGTATTAATGTTAAAACTCATTCGAATTGTAAGAGAAAAAAAATGTCGTTCAATTAATTTTTAGGGATAAAATCGAATCAAATGAAACTAAACTAATGCGGTTTGGATTGGTTCGGTCCACTTTTATAAAATATTTAGTGAGACATACATACATATATAGAGGATAACATAGTTTATGTTTAGTCATTCATATATTgataaaataaatttataattGTCAAAATAAATTTATAATTTGATACATGAATATGAATATGAATATGAATTATATCTTATAATTTTATCTTATCTTATTTTTAAAGAACAACACACTTAAAATTGCATTCGTAAACAAGTGAATGCATCCACTAATATTATAATCTTTTTTATTACTATcaatatttaaatttttgttctaATCTTATCCTTATCAATGTgaataaattaaaaatgaaaaaaaatataataattttattttaaataaaaataatattatttataaataaatgatttttttatatataaattaaaataaatatcaTAAAAAAATACGATAATATATATATTGTACTTGTTGATTTCCTTAAAGAATTAAAAGAATATATAATGGTGGGTAAGATTTTCTAATATAATACAGTTtggtttgatttgttttgttttgaagaATACAAATTGTAAATCGAATCGAATCGAGCAGTTTTCTTAGAAAATTGTTCAAACAGATCCGAACAAAATGTTATTTTTTTGTGCAGTTTTCGGTTCGGCCCGATTTAATTAACAGTTTTTTATTGTGCCACTTGGTTTTGAACATATTTATTGTCAAGTTTATTTGTTGTGTattctttaaaaaatttaatCAGTATAAAAGAATTTTATATCGTGAGTTAATCATAAACGTTGGATATTGAAAAAAAAttgacttttattttaattatttataaaataatataaatagatgatggtgatgaattgacaatataaatatttttatactaatgcttaataattaatctcttctTTAAAAACTGTGATTTTAATCTATGGTTGTAGCATAATCGTTTCTGGTTTTATAAAAGAAGGCTAAAATTGTAGCAACTTACATAAGagaatatttatttattttattctttttatttgattaattaatatttattttttgaGGGTTAATGCAAACAAAATTATTAATGTTTTTTAAACATGGTTTTAGGTAAAGAGATTTGTTTCctttaataaaaataaattatatttttcCTTATGAAAAAAATAATAACTTGATTTTGATTATTCTTTAATAATGAAAATTTGATTGACTAAAATGAATAAAAGGAAAAATTACATGATGAAAAATAAACTTTTATGagttttattaaaataaaactatATAGAAAAGGTCAAAcccttttattattaattttgaaaaaaataattaaatatatttgAAAAAATTGTTATTCTTAGACATAATTAGTCACTaaatcatttaatttaattttaatgtTTCACTTTGGTCATTTATCTAAAAAATGTTACAAGTCAGTCCTTTCAAAATATTATTATGTTAGTCAAGTTGGTCACAAGgtcattttattattaattttgaagaaaaaaaatattcTTGAAAAAAATGTTATTCTTAGACATAATTAGTCACGAAgtcatttaatttaatttaatgtttCACTTTAGTCATTTATCTAAAAAATATTACAAGTCAGTCCCTTCAAACTATTATGTTCGTCAAGTTGGTCATATCTGTTAAATTTTGTAAAAAAACTTTAAGTTGAAATTAGTAAACAACCGTTGGCCTTCCAAATAAAAAAAACATTGGTTCCTCACAGGATAG includes these proteins:
- the LOC127118868 gene encoding gibberellin-regulated protein 12, giving the protein MAKLIFSFLLMIIFTSVIQDVYAGGEGSLRSDQCAGACDVRCSATMYKKACLTYCNICCAKCLCVPSGTYGHKEECPCYNDWKTKRGTPKCP